A single genomic interval of Trichosurus vulpecula isolate mTriVul1 chromosome 6, mTriVul1.pri, whole genome shotgun sequence harbors:
- the LOC118854020 gene encoding LOW QUALITY PROTEIN: olfactory receptor 4C3-like (The sequence of the model RefSeq protein was modified relative to this genomic sequence to represent the inferred CDS: deleted 1 base in 1 codon), which produces MANRNVTEFVLLGLMRNPEMQKVIFVIFLITYIITVMSNMLIVITIASSQTLVSPMYFFLAFLSLIDALYPTSMIPKMLVDLLHEKKTISFNACMTQLFLEHFLGTSEIVLLIVMAFDRYVAICRPLHYMTIMNHRLCCCLVGLAWTVGFLHSIGQIFTIVWLPFCGPNIIDHFVCDIIPLIQLACTDTFLIGLLVVANAGLISMISFVVLMFSYGIILHSLRSYSSAGRLKALSTCSSHITVVILFFVPCMFMYLRPVVTFPMDKTVTVFYTLVTPMLNPLIYTVRNEEVKNAMRKLWSRKVASDYK; this is translated from the exons ATGGCAAATAGGAATGTAACTGAATTTGTTCTATTGGGTCTCATGAGGAATCCTGAGATGCAGAAAGtcatatttgttatatttttaatcaCTTATATTATCACTGTCATGAGTAATATGCTCATTGTGATCACCATTGCTTCTAGCCAGACTCTGGTCTCGCCAATGTACTTCTTTCTAGCATTCTTGTCTCTGATTGATGCTTTGTATCCAACATCAATGATCCCCAAAATGCTTGTGGATTtgctccatgaa aaaaaaaccatctccTTCAATGCATGCATGACCCAGCTTTTTCTAGAGCATTTTCTTGGGACTTCTGAGATTGTCCTTCTCATAGTAATGGCCTTTGACAGGTATGTGGCCATCTGCAGACCTCTGCATTACATGACAATAATGAACCACCGCCTTTGCTGTTGCCTCGTTGGATTGGCTTGGACAGTGGGCTTCCTGCATTCAATAGGACAGATTTTCACCATAGTCTGGCTTCCTTTCTGTGGGCCCAATATTATAGATCACTTTGTGTGTGACATTATTCCCTTGATTCAACTTGCCTGCACAGACACTTTCCTCATTGGTCTGTTGGTTGTTGCCAATGCAGGGTTAATTTCAATGATTAGTTTTGTTGTTTTGATGTTCTCCTATGGCATTATCCTGCATTCCCTGAGAAGTTACAGCTCTGCAGGGAGACTCAAGGCTTTGTCTACTTGTAGCTCCCACATCACTGTAGTGATCTTGTTCTTTGTCCCCTGTATGTTTATGTATCTGCGACCAGTAGTTACATTCCCCATGGATAAAACTGTAACTGTATTTTACACTCTTGTCACACCCATGTTAAATCCACTTATCTACacagtaagaaatgaagaggtaAAAAATGCCATGAGGAAGTTATGGAGTAGAAAAGTAGCTTCAGAttataaatga